TGCACCATAAAAGCACCTGTTCGTAATCTTTCATCTGTCTGTTTAGCTTCACTTTTGCAAAATCGGTTTTAATGTGATGCGACACTCCAACATCATCAAAGACAAATAGAAACTCTCTAATTCTTTGCTGGTTTCTATTTGATCTCGATTTTTTATAAAGGTAGCGGAGAGTTGTTTTAATGAGTCTATTCTCTACCCGATCACTAATAAACTCATCATACTCAACGAAAAATCTCTCTTTGTGAATGAAGTTTTTTTTGATCTGCTCACCGATCTTTAGTTTGCCTTTTAGAAATCTTAGATTCTCCTCTTTTAAAATGTAGTCACTCTTAATGCCCCTTTTTAAAAGGTGGCTCAATTCATCTAAAAACATTGATATAAAGATCTCCAAAAGCGGCATTTTGCACTTTTTTAGATGAGCCATATTAAAGTTTTTAAAAGGGGAGTTTTTGAGTGTTTTGAGCATTCTTAAAAGGATCTCTTTTAACTCTTCATCTTCTAAATCAGATATTTTTGGAAGTATCTCTATGGTTGTGCCATCCTTTATTTGGATGACACCTACATAGTTTTGAGCTTGTAAAAACTTATGATGTCTATTTTGTCCTATTTTAAGATATTGCACACTGTCGCTATTTTTAAGTATAAAACTTTCTATCTGCTCAAAGGTTGTTTTATTTACAGCTATTTTAGTTTTGTCTAAGTCTTTTTCTCCTATGAAAATATAGCCGTACTCTTTAAGCGT
This window of the Hydrogenimonas thermophila genome carries:
- a CDS encoding McrC family protein, whose amino-acid sequence is MHKHITLKEYGYIFIGEKDLDKTKIAVNKTTFEQIESFILKNSDSVQYLKIGQNRHHKFLQAQNYVGVIQIKDGTTIEILPKISDLEDEELKEILLRMLKTLKNSPFKNFNMAHLKKCKMPLLEIFISMFLDELSHLLKRGIKSDYILKEENLRFLKGKLKIGEQIKKNFIHKERFFVEYDEFISDRVENRLIKTTLRYLYKKSRSNRNQQRIREFLFVFDDVGVSHHIKTDFAKVKLNRQMKDYEQVLLWCKTFLLGNSFSPYKGDDVAFALLFDMNLLFESYVGDYLKRSGLDVSLQDRGKYLVEDPKTFTLKPDIVINKDKEDMIIADTKWKILSEEKTNNGISQADMYQLYAYGTKYKNCKKLFLIYPKDKDIKNNYCYKFKNELNLQILFFDLIDKNNIEFYENFENLT